In Pyrus communis chromosome 11, drPyrComm1.1, whole genome shotgun sequence, the sequence AGCATCCACTACATCATCTGCCGAAAATCGTTCACATTATGATGATGGATCAAGTACTCATCATGACCACCGTTGGATACGCCAAAAATGGAACTTTGACTCAGAAATTGATGATGATGTGATCCCTGAACCTCCTTCTGTCTTCGGAGCTCCAGAACCTTCCTATGCGAATTGGAGTGCCTAGCCGACACGAAAGTAGGGCTCGCGGCGGGCCGGTACTCGGGCACAAGCCGACCTGACTTGTACCGGACACCGCAAGCGTTGCAAAGAGTTTTAGGTCCCATGGGCCCAGTTCGCCATTGCGGGGTCTTCTCAGCCGCGCAATGGAGGCATTTTCGGCCTGAAGAGTCTGAACCCGAATGCGAATTGCCCCCACCAATGGCACCATCTCTCTTCTTATGCAATGTTGTTTTAGGAGGTTTGGTGTCATTGTTGGGAGTGATGAGGTGGAGGAGGCGCGTGGACCAGTCTCCGGGGGCGGCGCGTGAGCGCTTGCTTCGAGCCTTGCCCGGGAGAGGCGTTTCGGAGGGGAAAAGCGGTGCGTTTTGAGGCGTTTCGGAGGACGAACACGTTTCGGGGGTTTGAGGCTTGGTTGTGTTGCTTACGGAGAGGAACTGGAGAGATTGTAAATCCTTGTCTGCTGAGAAAGAATCCTCCACAAAGTTCGACAGCCATTCCAGCTCCGCCAAATCGTCGTACTGcaatcaatttttaattatacaaattgcaattaatttgcaaataattaattaattaattttacatAATAATCAAACATAAAAGTAATGTGGTGATCGTAATCATCGTATATTCTATATTGCatgcaaaatataaaaaattatcctCCTGTCCTGCGAATTACATatctatttattataatttggaaaataaaaataattttaattctcaaTTCCCGAAATAAACTATTTTGTTGAATagttaattataaaattaacgTCAGGATCATGCAAATTACATGCAGAAGCCAAAAATTAATGAATATCATTAGAATTCATGAATTAAAGGAATTGGAGGTTTACCGGAACGCAGAGGGCGCCGGAGATCTGAGAGTCGCCAAAGCTCCGGTTGCCGGAGAACTGAGGCTCTCCGCCAGAGACTGAGGAATTACAGCTGTCAACGGCGGTGACCGCTGAGGAATCGGCGGCAGGGTCAAAGAAACCGCCGCCGCCGTCCGCTGTGGTGACGAAGGGGTCTTCATTAGAGAAGTCGAGGAGGTCGTCAACGGTGAAATCGCCGCCGGCCGGCTTCTTTTCCGGCGATAACTTGGTGGCTCCGCCGTTGAAGTAGCCGCCGAGGTGGAACTCGGGCAGTTCCATTTGTGAAGGAATTGAGTGTGGAAATGcagtctagagagagaaagagtttgCTTGGATAGTGTGAGAGTGATGAATGAGAGAGATAATGGTGGGGGTGCGGGGGTTTTTAGGTGTGGGATGAGGGGtatgggtgtaaataagtggaAATCGGAGCATGATTTAGTGTGGTGAGAGATTTGTATTAAACAATAGGAAGGGGAAGTTGAACCCTTATGAAAGTCCTCACATGATCGCTGACACCACCTCCACCTTTGTCACGTGCTTTTTGGACCCACCTTCCCACCCCAtctccttattttattttatttttcgagtacaacgatatatttacactaagaagaTGGAGAGTTCAGCTAAGTCACATAATAAGCAAtttaatttagtatcgaattcgccaccccatttcatttacaagtgaagaagaatattacAAAAATCAGACCAGATACTGAGTAGCCCTTATCTTATAAATtcaggaaaataaaaatgaaagtaaAAATTAATATGGTCGATAATATTTGGAAGGGTAATAAAGGTAACTGTGAATAAACGGACCTTATCCAAATTTACCATAGTCAACGTGCCATGGGGATTAGCATCGAGTGACTCGGGCCCATCCGACTCAGTCTTGCAAAACCTTGTCTAGGAACTAGAAAAAGTGTAGTGCAGTTTTGTTATCTTATACACCATACTTCAAGAAAATTACAGTCATttaccattcatttttttttaatggaagtacgatattcattgaatAGAGAAGTACGTACAAAATCGAGGATAAGGTGCTAACAGTAGGCTTCAATAAAAACCTTATCGGGGCTTTCAACTCGAACGAAGAGAAAAAGTGTGTCCCGCACTAAACTTAACTACTAATACTATCCTCTAATAATACATCAGAAATTACATCAGGAGGTTCCTTGAACCAAGAAACTGGGTGATCGAGAGCTAAACTAAATCTTGCTAGGTGGTGAGCCACCTTATTCGTATCTCTTCGACCAAATGAAACCTTCCATTGCTTGAAACTTTGAAGAATTTGCCGTGTATCAACAAACAGATGTCCATAAGGGCCATAATGCACTGTTCCTTCATTCTGGATGCGGATATCACCATAAGAACATCACCCTCCACCTGCATCTGTTCAGTTGACCATTGTCGTGTAAACACAGTTGTTGCACACGCAACAACAGCCTCGGCATGCAATACAGAACGAATCCCATTCTCCCGGACCATCATTGCTGCAATGAACTCACCCTCTGAGTTTCTTACCACAATCCCAATACCTCCACGCAATCCAATCTCATCCTAAGCAACATCAAAGTTGCATTTTATCCATCCAAAATCTGGCTTCTGCCATTCTAAACTCGTTCAATGATGTCATGCGATTTGACCTCATTCCATTTTTTGTATTCTGACATCCTAGTTTAAGCTTTAAGTTGGGTGTCCAAAAGGGAAACCTTTGCACCGTTCCATAAAAACTCTTTGCGCACCTTCCATATACTCCATAATAAAACAAGCAGCAACTCAAAATTGTCCTTAGATAACACTTGTGCCATATGTGCCAACCAACCACATAGGTCATCTTCACTCTGATAAAACGAACAAAATCCCAGCGGGCTCACAAACCAAATAGCATTTGATCGAGAGCAACATAATAAGGCATGTTCAATTGTTTCCAATTCTTTATCACATAACCCACAAGCATCCTCCATAAGAACTCgtctttttgtcaaattcacCTTAGATGGCAAAGCATCTATACAACCACGCCATACACAAATCTTAACTTTCCTCGAGGCTGTAGCTTGCTATAAAGTTTTCCATAAATACTTGGTATCCTCATTTATCATAGATCTCATGGGCTCATCCCCACCAATACAATGACACGTTCTTGCCACAAAGTAAGCACTCTTAGTTGTAAATAGACCCTTGGGTTCTTTAGTCCAAATCATGGTATCAACCGAATTGAACAAACTCAATGGAATACTCAAAATCTAGCCTACTTCATCCTCCAAAAACCAACTACGGATTAAAATCGTATTCCACCGAACTCCATCATGGTCCACCATTAACAATCTCACAGTAAGAGAGGGATGCACCCCCATCGGTCTGGGGCTAATAACTTTATAAAAATTCTCCCTTGGCAACCAAGTGTCCCCCCAAATTTGTATTCATAAGCCATCTCTAATCCTCCACCTAGCTCCTCTCTGTATAATTATTCTAGATGCCACCACACTTCTCCAATAGTAAGATGAGTTTGGCCTAACTAGAGCCTGCAGAAAATCTATTGTAGGTTAGTACCGAGCTTtgaatatttaagtaataagaGACTGCGGTTACTATATTACTTTCCACCCTTGCTTGGCAAGGAACGCAAGGTTGAAAACATATAAGTCCTTAAATCTCAGGCCACCCTTACTTTTTGGCTTACACAGTTTTTGCCATTTAATCCAGTGTATTTGACATTTGCCTACTTCCCTTCCCCACCAAAATTGCACCATCATTTGGTTCAACTCCTCACAAAAAGACTTAGGCAACAAAAACATATGCATTGTGTACTATGGAACTGCTTGAGCTAtagtttttatcaaaatttcttTGCCAACACTGCTTAGCAAAGAATCAAGCTAGCCATTCAACTTCTTCCATAGACGGTCCTTTATATAGGCAAATGTAGCTTTCTTAAATCATCCAACAAACACCAGTAGGCCAAGATACCAGTCATCATACTTCACTCGTTCCATCCCGAGACAATCAACCAAAACTTGTGCATCCCTGTCCGTTAAATTTCTACTAAAGGCCACACTACTTTTTGAAAGAATAACAGCTTGCCCAAATGCCCGTTCGTAAGTTTTTAGCAACTCCTTCAACTATACACACTCATGTACACCTTGAATTCAGCCTTGTGCTTCCCACATATCAAACAATGCAAATAAACCCTAGGCACACAGAACAAACAAAAACGGTGACAACGGATCTCCCTGGCGAATTCCACGTTTAGGTTGTACAAGACCCTCAAGCTCCCTATTTACTTTGAACGAACAAGAAACTGTAGTAACACACATCATTATCCAGTTTATCCATTCCTCTGCAAATCCCAGCCTCCTCATCATTTACTCCAAAAAAACTTCATTCAATACGATCATAAGCCTTACTTATATCCAACTTCAATGCcatcaccccattccacccatTGTTCTTTCTATGCATATAGTGTGCAATCTCCAAAGCTACCAAACAATTATCCAAAATTAACCGTCCCAGAATAAATGCACTTTGAGAGGGTGACACAATATCCGGCAAGATGACCTTCACCCTATTAGTAAGAACTTTGGAACAAATCTTGTAAATAACATTACAAAGACTAATCGGCCAAAGTTGAGTCATTAAGGTAAGATCAAGTTTCCTAGGAATTAAAGTAACATGGGTATAGTTAATTTTCCTAAGCACACGCCCATATGAAAGGATAAACCTGACCCCATCACAAACATATTGTCCCACAATCTCTCAATGCTTCTGATAGAAACCATGTGACATACATTAGGTCCTGGAGCCTTAGTCGGATGCATTTAGAAGAGTGCAGACTTAATTTCATCATTTGAAATCAGCCTAAGGAGTTCTTGGTTCATTTCTTCCGATACCTTAGGAGCCACAACCCTCAAAATTTTCGTCGCATCCATCGCACCCTGAGAATCACATAGTTTCGTGAAATACTTCACAATAATAGCCTCCATTCCTATTTTATCCTCATGCCAATTCTCGGCCTCATCAAATAACCCATGCAATACGTTTCTCCTTTGTCATCAATTTGCTTTCTGGTGAAAAAACTTCGTATTTTGATCACCAAGCCATAGCCAATTTTCCTTAGACCTCTGACGCCAAAAAGCTTCTTCTTGTGCAAGTAACGAACACAACCGAGTATATAACTCATGCCTTTGGGCAATAGTTGCTCGGTAAAAGGTTATCCAAATAAAGAGTTCAACTTGTCTTCCGTTTCTGAAAGTTCCCTAGGAATTGAACATTCTATGGTTTTTGCCCAGTTAGTCAACTGGATTCATGTTGCCTTAATCTTCTCCGTGACTCGGAACATAGGTGAGCCCTGAAAGTCCGACGCCCACCCTTGTTGTACCGCAGCCCCCCATCCATCCTTAAAAGACCATTCTTCCTCATATCAAAAAGGTCCTTTTAAATTTAACTCTTCTCTTTTGAATCCAGTCTAACAAAATTAGTATATGATCTGATGAGGCAGGCTTTAAATGGGTGACTTTGAAATGTGGAAACAAATCAATCCAACTCTGTTTTGCTAAGACTATGTCCAAATGAACTTTAATTCCACCACTCCTGGTCGTAACCCAAGTGAACTTATTACCCACAAACCCTAAATCTTGTAGTTGGCAACATGTGAGCTCATTTCGAAAACCCTCTATTTGTCATTCGCTTCATAAATCACCTCCTTCTTGCTCCTCGGCCCACAAAACCTCATTACAATCCCCTATGCAACACCATGGAAAGTTCGAAGTATCCCGCAGACATTGAAGCAAACACCACGATTTATGTTTTTCAGTTTCTGTCGGAAAACCATAAAAGAAAGTAACTCTCGAGTAATTTGCATCTCCTATATGCCTTTAACCTCCAAATCAATATGATTAGAGGAATAAGATATTAACGAAAGATTGGCCTCCTTTCTCCATATAGCACCCCCTCAATGTCCCGAACTCGGTACTATAAATGCAAAATCAAACTTCAATTGTGACTTTAATCTCTCCATATGCTCCGTCGAGCTTTTagtttcacacaaaaaaatcaCCATAAGATCTTTAAAGAGAACAAGTCTCTTAAGCGCCCGAATTGCCCGGAGGTTCCCAAGCCCCCAGCAATTCTAGCTGATGTAACTCATTAGGCTTGGTGGGGTTGATCTCCTCCGTCAGCCGCCACTGCTAAAGAACTCATCGATTATGAAGTAGCATGTTTCTTTGTTGCAGGGAAATTCCACACCTCATCTTTCTCACATATACCTCCCTTCCCAAGCTCCAGGGGGATAAATTGTTCTGGTTTTGACTTCCTAATTTTCTTTCTACGAAACACACTTCATATAGGGTGATCACCCTATTCAGCACCAAGCCCAAAGATGAACGGTGCTTGAAAGGATCAGACCCCAGAGAAAGAGAAGAATCATCCCGTGCAAAACTGGCCTCCCTTTTAGCCATCTCTCTAGAATCGTCTCCTGACAAAGAAAGTGTTAAATTCCCTGTAAAAACCTCGTTCACTTCCTGAGCTGACACATCATCCCCCACTCTTGGCGTAATTTCTATCCCAAACAAAAACAATGGCTACGATACAAGTGTCCTGTTGCCCTCAGTAATAAGTGTCATATTCTCATATTAGGTCCAAGTATGCTTCGTCGGCATATATGGTAGCAATGCCATAGTATCAACTAACATGTCGTTATCATTAAAAACTTCATTAAGATCAGGTATGTGGTTCCCTTCCTGACCATTCTCCCCACACAACATGGGTTCCTTTGCTGCCTTATGCATAGGGTCATCCAATTCCTCCGACGACGGTGCTTTCATCACCCAACCACCATCAGAATCGAGCCCAAACCTTTTACTTGCAGATCATCTGTAATCTTTCTCTAACACATCATCTTGAAACCATTTACCATATGGTTTAGCCATATCGTCAACTCATTTACTGTTATATCGCTCACATTGATCCTTACCATGATCCATCATTTCGCAAAGAAAGCAAGTTAACGGCAATTTCTCATAACGAGCATCAATATTCATAGTCGTGCCTTCCAGTTGTACAAACATGTACTGTCACAAATGCCTCCTCACATCCAGCCATACCCTGACTCTAAGAATACTACCAAACTGCTCATCCTTGCGACTTTGGTCCGCAAGAACATACTCTCCATGAGGTTCCCTAAGAACTTACCCATTGGGCGAGTCATATAACACTGAACCCAAAACTTTTGAGAATACAGTAGGACCCTAGCAAGATATGCCAGATTATCTGCCTCCCCAAGTACTAATAGATACTGCTTATTATATAACCAAGGTCTTCCTCTCATAATGGTGGTACGCTCTTGCATGGAATTGAATCCAAAGGCAAATCGATCTTCCTCTAAATCAGTCATAACCACATTCGCTTTAGGGCGCCAGGGATTCCTCATTTGTCTCTTAAAACTCTCTTTGTTCACCGGTTTAGAGGAAAGTACCTTTCCCACAAGAAACACTCTCAACGACTTCAAGGACGAAGCCGCCTTTTTATCAATCACAATCACCTTATGTTCTTCCTCCGTAATAGGAAACTGGCCTGCAAACTTTGACACAATGTCCTCCATTAACATCAAACCGTTTGTGACCCAAAGCCAACTTTGTGTGCAAAGCCTTAAACACCGAACAGAGAAGTGTAAAAGTTTTCCCCACACCATGAATTATCCAGGAGTCGCACACCTCCCTATGCCTGCCTCCTCACTGTGAAAGAGCGACTTGAAACCACGAAACCCTAAAATTTCAGATAGTCGCCAGTCACCCTTCTAGGGTTAGCAAGAAACCTAGAGAGCCTTTCTCTTTTACCTATAATTAGAATTGAATGATGAATGACTAATTTTCTTATAGACTGTGATAGTATATGGAAGGTAATCTCATGGGAATTGGGGCATATTTGCTTAGAATTTGGCAAAGTAAAGTTTTTTCCCTTACATTTGAATTCTCCAATCTAGGAAGGTAGTGAGAGAATGTTGGGAGAAGTTTCTAAATTATGTTACTTTTACTATGTTCTCAATTCAATAAATACTTAGTCAATTATGTAGTAAGTACGAAAAAAAATGACACAATTGAGATACTAAAACACTTTTTACATTTAGAAATGGTATTGCACTCGTTTTCGATGAGCTAAAATGAGGGTATAGTCCATTGTTGTATCAGGTCATTTCCTCATAAActcttttttaacttttcactttGAAATTACTATCAAAACTATAAACACATTTGTTGGGtacttttgaaattttaaatttcatgtaaaaaaatgtttggtgtcatctttttttttatcgtgAAACATGAATTTATTGATCTAATTAGGGGAGTCTAGCCATAAGTTAACAATAAGTCAATAGCATTAGGAATAGGAGGGAAGAAGCAATTAGGATAAAATCAAGAAAAGTGAAAACCCTGCACTAACTGGCCACGTGGAAGTGATCAAGACCGTTGTTTAATTAAGTGAGCTGTAAGCATCGTGCTCAAACGTGGGTGGGGAATATAAACAACATGATAGGGCAAATAGCAATGGAAAGTAGAGTTAATTCCAAGTTAAAATAATGGAAAAATGAGGGGGAAGAAAACTTAATTAAAGCAAAAGCACAATTCCCAAAGGGCAAAAAATTATTAGGAGCAGAGGAATCCGGCTGTAAACTTGGACATTATTGGAGGATCACAGCGACAAAACATGCAAACAGATCGATTCTATAGGCTATAGCCTACGGGGGTTGAAAATTGTActtcaatttgttttatttttctttgtgtATGCTAATTACTTCATTATTTTTGCAATCAATTATCTCATAATATGCCACTTAGTACTTCGGTATAAatattttaggttcgattcttaccaaatataaatttaaactacattactACTAACTCATTATGAGATTTAACCTAATTTCTCATCCCCTTGGTGTACATATATcctttgttccaaaaaaaaaaaaaaatacccaatAATGTAAACTACCACTAGAACTcactttgtcaaccaaaatataGTGAAAAGACTATTTAGTATTTTATCACACAAAAATATGATGGTCAATAATGTAAATTTACAAATCtaaattttaccttttttttatcaaatccCCACATGCCGttgattttaaaatatatctaatattagaagaaaaaaacaaaaataatccaaaaacctcccactctgACTCCcacccacattctctctctccctctcttctttcaattttaaaaacaaaaataaaaaacgttcATACAAACAAAGTGTATAGTTATATGCTAGTATAGCAGTAATCAAAGTTGGCTAGTCGCCTTGCCACCTCCGGCTTGGATGTTcccttcttccatttttttttgtttatttgccaATTTTTCTTCTACCTTGttgatttttttgggtcaatctACATTTTCTCATTCTGGTTCCATCACATAATATTGTTTGATGATCACAATGATCTATTTTCTCGGAATATATGAGTTTACTTAAGTTTAATAGAACAATGTCATACATTCTCTGTACTCAAGTTAAAATCTTATTTTCAATCGTTTAGACGGATTAAAtgtaaggggtgtgatatccacacaccccattctACAACACAAATTGATTAATAATATGCAAATGTCCGGATCAAATTTAGTTGAGCTTCAAAACGTGTTAGGAAGATAATgcacaaagaaaagaaaagaaaagaaaagaaaagaagttgcTATAGCTTCAAAACGTGTTAGGAAGACAATGCACAAAGATGATTAATGACCTTGGTATCCCAACACAAATTTTGGACTCGAAGAATGCCCCAGCCACTTTATGCAACGAATTTgcaacacacacaaacacataatTCGTTAAGTAATACAATTCTACAATACGCAGAATACGCAGGCGTCATACCATcaatacaacaacaaaaccgCAAGACCTTTAAATGAATAGAGactaaaacaaagaagaaaatgaagatgtgAACTTGGCTCCTCATTTCATTTGACAAATGCAGCATACAAACAAGCATATAACTTACATCACCTTGAGTAGTTAGAGTAACTTGCAAGTATGCAATGTGTAATGTGCGGCTGCAAAAGAATTTGATAAACATCGAAAGACAATAAGATCATGCAAATCAAACCACGTCCAAATGTCAATAAACACAAAACAGTCAAACTGAGTGTACTGCATATTGCTCGAAAAGATGTATCTCCAGCGACATGGTAGGAAATTTTTCGGGTTCATCAACATTAATCAAAAGTGATCAATTTTATGATACTTTGATGAAAGGAGCTATGTTGATAAAGAGGTTCAGATATAATCTGCTGTAACAGAagcaaaatttcaaaaacaagTTTCTATGGCTCAACCGTTGTCACCTGTTGCCACTCGCCATCTACTTCTTCCTTCCATAATGTCACGATGTTGTTCCCATCAGCCACAGCCAATATGTTTCCAGTCAGCGACCATGAGACCCTCCAAACAGGTGCATTGAAATCATGTAGCACCTTACCTTCCCATTGATCCCCATCCTTGCCCACAGTCCATATAATCACTTTACCATCCTGTGAGGCACTGGCAATCGTAGATTTCGGTAGTCCCAAGTTGGGTGCCCAAGCAACATCCCTGACCCAATCAACATGCATTTGAAGAGCCGGAAAGCAGTCCAGCTTCCAAACGCCATTACCAAGCTTCCACACTTTTACAGTATTATCACAGCCACCGGAACACAGCTTCTGAACAGGGTCAAGCAAACCAGAACCAACAAGAGCACCTGGGGCTGTTGAGGGAGCCCAAGAAACAGAGGTGACACCAACTGGGTGAGCTTGATCGATCCTCGAGGTATCCCAGCCACCATCCGACCTTGCAGTGAAAACTGAGATGTTCCCATCAGAAGAACCACACGCCAAACAAAGACCGAGTTCATGAGGAGCCCAAGCAATCGAGTTCACAGAGGATTTGTGGTCATCAAAAACATGAACTTGGGTCCATTCATTCTGATTACCTTCCTTCCACAGTATGACACGCCCATCATAAGAACAGGAAGCAAGTAAAGACCCAAATTTCGGATGAGCCCAAGCAACCTGCCAAACCGGCCCCTGGTGACCAGTAAGGGTTGCAAGATGCTGAGAGGACGAATTGCTCACCCCAATTATCTTAATTGTGTTGTCGGATGAAGCTGTGGCGAGGCGCTTACCATAGTAATCCATGACCACATCATGGACTGTGTCCTGGTGACCAGTCTCAACCTTTTGTGCAGGCATTTTCTCTACTCCTTTGTTAATGTTTCAACAACTTCAGATCAATAAGATCACcgaaaattcaataaaaataattataatcttATAAATTCTAATGACCCCTCCATAGAATCCCGAATCCTCCAATTACGAgatcattagttttttttcctcaaaaacccatctgtttggttgccgagaaaattcGATACAATATATCAAA encodes:
- the LOC137709463 gene encoding GATA transcription factor 9-like, which translates into the protein MELPEFHLGGYFNGGATKLSPEKKPAGGDFTVDDLLDFSNEDPFVTTADGGGGFFDPAADSSAVTAVDSCNSSVSGGEPQFSGNRSFGDSQISGALCVPYDDLAELEWLSNFVEDSFSADKDLQSLQFLSVSNTTKPQTPETCSSSETPQNAPLFPSETPLPGKARSKRSRAAPGDWSTRLLHLITPNNDTKPPKTTLHKKRDGAIGGGNSHSGSDSSGRKCLHCAAEKTPQWRTGPMGPKTLCNACGVRYKSGRLVPEYRPAASPTFVSARHSNSHRKVLELRRQKEVQGSHHHQFLSQSSIFGVSNGGHDEYLIHHHNVNDFRQMM
- the LOC137708249 gene encoding protein transport protein SEC13 homolog B-like; amino-acid sequence: MPAQKVETGHQDTVHDVVMDYYGKRLATASSDNTIKIIGVSNSSSQHLATLTGHQGPVWQVAWAHPKFGSLLASCSYDGRVILWKEGNQNEWTQVHVFDDHKSSVNSIAWAPHELGLCLACGSSDGNISVFTARSDGGWDTSRIDQAHPVGVTSVSWAPSTAPGALVGSGLLDPVQKLCSGGCDNTVKVWKLGNGVWKLDCFPALQMHVDWVRDVAWAPNLGLPKSTIASASQDGKVIIWTVGKDGDQWEGKVLHDFNAPVWRVSWSLTGNILAVADGNNIVTLWKEEVDGEWQQVTTVEP